One Cicer arietinum cultivar CDC Frontier isolate Library 1 chromosome 8, Cicar.CDCFrontier_v2.0, whole genome shotgun sequence DNA segment encodes these proteins:
- the LOC101511930 gene encoding subtilisin-like protease produces MEKIKYTVELALFVALIFMLNGINQITSSSLAAEKNQEHENENLMTYIVHVKKSENAATLQSQDLHEWFHSFLPQTSHKNRMVFTYRNVASGFAVKLTPEEAKSLQEKEEIVSARPERKLSLHTTHTPTFLGLKQGQGLWNYDNLGKGVIIGIIDTGINPFHPSFNDEGMAPPPAKWKGYCEFTRGRTCNNKLLGARNLVKSAMQELPNEDVFHGTHTAAEAAGRFVEDASVFGNAGGVAAGMAPNAHIAIYKVCTIIDEIGCPESAILAAMDMAIEDGVDVLSLSLGLGSLPFFEDSIAIGAFAATQNGIFVSCSAGNSGPDYSTLSNEAPWILTVGASTIDRKIVASAKLGDGEEYEGETLFQPKDFSQQLFPLVYAGSYGNSNQSETQTSDQSLCFPGSLKNVDLRGKVVLCDAGGGIPSDLKGQEVLNSGGVAMILANPEELGVSTFATPNVLPAVEVSYAAGLSIKSYINLTNTPTSTLLFKGTVIGDSLAPSVVTFSSRGPNQESPGILKPDIIGPGVNILAAWGISVDNKIPPYNIVSGTSMSCPHLSGIAALLKSSHPDWSPAAIKSAIMTTATTKNLAGLPIMDQRLLPADVFATGAGHVNPVKANDPGLVYDIKPEDYVSYLCGLGYSDKEIEIIIQWKVNCFDVKSIAEAELNYPSFSIRLGSDSQFYTRTLTNVGPVNSTYRVKIEEPLALGMSVNPTEITFSEVNQKVSYSVDFIPQGKENRGNATFAQGSITWVSDKHAVRVPISVIFK; encoded by the coding sequence ATGGAGAAAATCAAGTACACAGTAGAGCTTGCATTGTTTGTTGCTCTCATTTTCATGCTTAACGGCATCAACCAAattacatcatcatcattagcTGCAGAGAAAAACCAAGAGCATGAGAATGAAAACTTAATGACATACATTGTTCATGTCAAAAAGTCAGAAAATGCTGCTACCCTTCAATCACAAGATTTACATGAATGGTTCCATTCATTCCTTCCACAAACCTCTCACAAAAACAGAATGGTTTTCACTTACCGCAACGTAGCCTCTGGATTTGCAGTGAAGTTGACACCAGAAGAAGCCAAATCTCTTCAAGAGAAAGAGGAAATTGTGTCAGCAAGACCTGAAAGGAAACTTTCATTACACACAACTCACACTCCAACTTTCTTGGGTCTAAAACAAGGACAAGGTTTGTGGAATTATGATAACCTTGGAAAAGGTGTCATAATTGGCATCATAGACACTGGTATAAATCCTTTTCATCCATCTTTCAACGACGAGGGAATGGCGCCGCCGCCTGCAAAATGGAAAGGCTATTGTGAATTCACAAGAGGCAGAACATGCAACAATAAGCTCCTAGGTGCAAGAAATTTAGTCAAAAGTGCAATGCAAGAGCTTCCAAATGAAGACGTTTTTCATGGAACACACACTGCTGCTGAGGCTGCAGGAAGATTCGTCGAAGATGCAAGTGTTTTTGGGAATGCTGGAGGTGTAGCAGCTGGTATGGCACCTAATGCTCACATAGCAATTTACAAAGTTTGTACTATAATAGATGAAATTGGTTGCCCTGAAAGTGCTATTTTAGCTGCAATGGATATGGCTATTGAAGATGGTGTAGATGTTCTTTCTCTTTCACTTGGTTTAGGATCTCTTCCATTTTTTGAAGACTCAATTGCAATTGGTGCATTTGCAGCCACTCAAAATGGAATCTTTGTCAGTTGTTCAGCTGGAAATTCTGGCCCTGATTACAGCACTCTCTCAAATGAAGCTCCATGGATCCTCACCGTCGGTGCAAGCACAATTGACAGAAAAATAGTAGCATCAGCAAAGCTAGGAGATGGAGAGGAATATGAAGGTGAAACACTTTTCCAACCCAAGGACTTTTCTCAACAATTATTTCCACTTGTTTATGCAGGTTCATACGGAAACTCAAACCAGTCAGAGACACAAACTAGTGATCAGTCCTTGTGTTTTCCAGGATCCTTAAAAAACGTTGATCTAAGAGGAAAAGTAGTGTTATGTGACGCAGGTGGAGGTATACCAAGTGATTTAAAAGGACAAGAAGTTCTAAATTCAGGTGGTGTAGCAATGATCCTTGCAAATCCAGAAGAACTTGGTGTCAGCACTTTTGCTACTCCTAATGTTCTACCAGCTGTTGAAGTGAGTTATGCAGCTGGTTTATCAATCAAATCTTACATAAACTTAACCAACACACCAACATCAACATTGTTATTCAAAGGAACAGTAATCGGCGATTCACTTGCACCTTCTGTTGTTACATTTTCTTCTAGAGGTCCAAACCAAGAAAGTCCCGGAATTCTAAAACCAGACATCATAGGACCTGGTGTCAACATTTTAGCAGCATGGGGTATCTCAGTAGACAACAAAATTCCACCATACAACATTGTTTCCGGAACTTCAATGTCTTGTCCGCACCTAAGTGGAATTGCTGCATTGCTCAAAAGTTCTCACCCTGATTGGTCTCCGGCTGCTATAAAATCGGCAATCATGACAACTGCTACTACAAAAAACCTTGCTGGTTTACCTATAATGGATCAAAGGCTTTTACCTGCCGATGTTTTTGCAACTGGTGCGGGACATGTTAACCCTGTTAAAGCAAATGATCCAGGTCTTGTTTATGATATAAAACCAGAAGATTATGTTTCTTATTTGTGTGGTTTGGGTTATTCtgataaagaaattgaaattattatacAGTGGAAAGTGAATTGTTTTGATGTGAAAAGTATAGCAGAAGCAGAACTTAATTATCCTTCATTTTCTATTCGGTTGGGTTCTGATTCACAGTTTTATACAAGAACTTTGACTAATGTTGGACCTGTGAATTCAACTTATAGAGTGAAAATTGAGGAGCCTTTGGCTTTGGGAATGAGTGTAAATCCTACTGAAATAACATTTAGTGAAGTGAACCAGAAGGTTAGTTACTCAGTGGATTTTATACCACAAGGTAAAGAAAATAGAGGGAACGCTACTTTTGCTCAGGGTTCTATCACTTGGGTATCTGATAAACATGCTGTTAGAGTCCCCATATCTGTTATTTTCAAGTGA